Below is a genomic region from Helicobacter pylori.
TTTTGTGATCTTCTAGGGCTAACTCTAAGAGTTTGGGGCGCGAATTGTATTGACTGGCCATGCTAGAGCCATAAGCCCCAACCTTTTCTATGACTAATTTATCGCCTGGCTCTAATTCTGGCAAATTGACATCTTTTAAAAAAGTGTCGCTGCTCTCGCACACAGGCCCTACCACATCGCAAGGCAAGATCTCACGCCCTTTAGAGGGCGTTATAACCCTTATGGCATGCTTAGCATGATACAAACTGGGGCGTAAAAAATCATTCATGCCCGCATCCACAATCACAAAGCGCTTGTTTTGAGCCTTTTTTTCATACAAAACCTGCGTGATCAATTCCCCACTCTCAGCCACAATCGAGCGGCCCGGCTCACAAATAATGGTCAAATCCAAGCCTTGAAGCGCGTTTAAAATCCCTTGCGCGTAATCATAAAGCTTAATCGTTTCTTCATTTTCATAGCTCACGCCAATGCCTCCGCCCACATCAAAAAAACGCAAATCTATCCCTAGCGCGATCAAAGATTTAGCGATTTTAGCCACCTTTTGGCTCGCTTCTATAATCGGATCTAAATCTAAGAGCTGTGAGCCGATATGAAAATGCACGCTAACAGGCTCTAAAAACGCGCTTTTTTTAGCCCAAAGAAACATTTCTAAAGCTTCTTTTTCTCCCACGCCAAACTTATTTTCTTTCAAGCCGGTAGAAATATAGGGGTGCGTTTTAGCGTCAATGTTCGGGTTGATTCGAATGGAAATCCTAGCCTTTATCCCTAAAGATTGAGCGATTGTTTCAATCGTTTTTAATTCCATAAAACTTTCTACATTCAAAAATAAAATGTTGAGTTTTAGGGCTTGTTCTATTTCAAACGCGCTCTTACCCACCCCGCTAAACACGATCCTATAAGGCTTGATCCCAGCTTTTAAAGCCCTATATATCTCGCCTATGGAAACGCAATCCGCCCCGCTCTCTAAATGCGCCAATAAAGAGAGGATACTCAAATTAGAATTCGCCTTTAAAGCGTAGCAGATCAAAGATTTACGCCCTTTAAACGCTTCTTTATAATTCAAAAAAGCCTGTTTGATTTTGTCAAAATCATAGAGGTAAAA
It encodes:
- the lysA gene encoding diaminopimelate decarboxylase, with amino-acid sequence MFNYEELFQTYKTPFYLYDFDKIKQAFLNYKEAFKGRKSLICYALKANSNLSILSLLAHLESGADCVSIGEIYRALKAGIKPYRIVFSGVGKSAFEIEQALKLNILFLNVESFMELKTIETIAQSLGIKARISIRINPNIDAKTHPYISTGLKENKFGVGEKEALEMFLWAKKSAFLEPVSVHFHIGSQLLDLDPIIEASQKVAKIAKSLIALGIDLRFFDVGGGIGVSYENEETIKLYDYAQGILNALQGLDLTIICEPGRSIVAESGELITQVLYEKKAQNKRFVIVDAGMNDFLRPSLYHAKHAIRVITPSKGREILPCDVVGPVCESSDTFLKDVNLPELEPGDKLVIEKVGAYGSSMASQYNSRPKLLELALEDHKIRVIRKREALEDLWRLEEEGLKGV